The nucleotide window CGCATTGGAAGGCGCGTGCGTGTTCCACGGCGGCGGATCGAACAGCGCCGCTATCCAGTCGATGAAAGCCCGCGTCTTCGCGGGCTCGTGCCGCAGCGACGCGCGCACAATATTCAGCTTCTCATCCACCGCGCCGATCCATTCTGGCAGCACATGTACGAGGCGTCCGTCGCGCAGTTCGCGGCCGATGAGCCAATCGGTGGCGAGCATCACACCGGCGGAGCCGAGCGCGGCGTGGATGGCCGTGTCGATATCGTCCGTCGAGAGGCGCGAGCGGATTCGCACCGTCTGATGCGCATCTTTCTTGCGCAGATGCCTGAGATGCCAGACCGGATGCGTCATGAGCGGCGTGAAGCCAATGCATGCATGGCGCTGCAGATCGCGCGGCGTGTCAAGCGGGGGGTTTGCCGCGAGGTAGGCGGGCGACGCGCACAGCAGCCTGCGCATCGTGAGCAGCGGCTTGGCGACGAGACGGCT belongs to Burkholderia sp. PAMC 26561 and includes:
- a CDS encoding LysR family transcriptional regulator; translation: MDGIEADEIGAFLAVLETGSFTAAGRQLGRDGSVVSRRVAALEARIGIRLLERSTRRVSSTEAGQRFRDRADEALSILRAAHEEARVLSTTPSGLLRISLPAGFGRKWIAPRLPELLVRYPLLDVECNYTDSFVDLIAGRHDVGVRIGELQDSRLVAKPLLTMRRLLCASPAYLAANPPLDTPRDLQRHACIGFTPLMTHPVWHLRHLRKKDAHQTVRIRSRLSTDDIDTAIHAALGSAGVMLATDWLIGRELRDGRLVHVLPEWIGAVDEKLNIVRASLRHEPAKTRAFIDWIAALFDPPPWNTHAPSNAGVQAMP